The following proteins are co-located in the Enoplosus armatus isolate fEnoArm2 chromosome 10, fEnoArm2.hap1, whole genome shotgun sequence genome:
- the eif4ebp3l gene encoding eukaryotic translation initiation factor 4E-binding protein 3-like: MSTGTNEVKSCPIPTRVLTLKDWSQLPDCYSQTPGGTLFSTTPGGTRIIYDRKFLLDCRNSPLARTPPCCLPQIPGVTVPATHPMGKLQDLKEEAEEEEKDITDDNQFEMDI; this comes from the exons ATGTCGACCGGcacaaatgaagtgaaaagtTGCCCCATCCCCACCAGGGTGCTCACCCTGAAGGACTGGTCCCAGCTACCCGACTGTTACAGCCAGACACCCGGGGGGACCCTCTTCTCCACCACGCCAGGAG GTACCCGCATCATCTATGACAGGAAGTTTCTGTTGGATTGTCGAAACTCCCCTCTTGCCCGGACCCCCCCATGCTGTCTGCCCCAGATCCCAGGGGTAACAGTACCTGCCACACACCCCATGGGGAAATTGCAGGATCTCAAAGAGGAGGccgaggaggaagagaaggacaTTACAG